A stretch of Leptospira bouyouniensis DNA encodes these proteins:
- a CDS encoding DUF6544 family protein codes for MILILSSLMILSIHDSIVDIIEWNRLKKFQNFKNVKFKLSMVSELPEPARRFFKFSIKEGTPLLTVAEIEMSGKFSLGTKEKPNYKEMKASQILASPEGFIWTLHLPGLIPISGSDTAKWTRFRILHLFPVARMGNDLDHTKSAFGRYVAESVFWTPAAVLPNDHIKWKQIDHDTVRVTIEKDGLFQDVDIKVNEEGCPIEVTFLRWSNANVNKQFQLQPFGGKLSNFKEVQGFKIPFHVEAANLYGTKDEFFFFKADINKIQFLNH; via the coding sequence TTGATTTTAATTCTAAGTTCCTTGATGATACTTAGCATACATGATTCCATTGTTGATATAATTGAATGGAATAGATTAAAAAAATTCCAAAATTTCAAAAATGTAAAATTTAAATTAAGCATGGTTTCAGAATTGCCAGAGCCTGCACGTCGATTCTTTAAGTTTTCGATTAAAGAAGGAACCCCGCTTTTAACTGTAGCAGAGATAGAAATGAGCGGTAAATTCAGCTTAGGTACAAAAGAAAAACCTAATTATAAAGAAATGAAAGCTTCTCAAATATTAGCATCTCCAGAAGGTTTTATCTGGACTTTACATCTTCCAGGATTAATTCCAATTTCCGGTTCAGACACAGCAAAATGGACTCGATTTAGAATTCTACATTTATTTCCTGTTGCAAGAATGGGTAATGATTTAGACCATACGAAATCTGCTTTTGGACGGTATGTTGCAGAATCTGTATTTTGGACACCTGCAGCTGTATTACCAAACGATCACATAAAGTGGAAACAAATAGATCATGATACCGTCCGAGTCACAATCGAAAAAGATGGATTGTTTCAAGATGTAGACATAAAAGTGAATGAGGAAGGTTGTCCAATTGAAGTTACTTTTCTTAGATGGTCAAATGCTAATGTAAATAAACAATTTCAATTACAACCATTTGGTGGAAAACTTTCGAACTTTAAAGAAGTACAAGGATTTAAAATTCCCTTTCATGTGGAAGCTGCAAACTTGTATGGCACAAAAGATGAATTTTTCTTCTTTAAAGCAGACATTAATAAAATCCAATTTTTGAATCATTAA